Proteins encoded by one window of Mangrovibacterium diazotrophicum:
- a CDS encoding ubiquitin family protein has translation MESTIQVTCFAGLKKYFAGELTLNLVLPTAYENVLEEMKRINPEATEILDSCRIAACQTFVPLKSLMTSDEPIFIVPPSSGG, from the coding sequence ATGGAATCAACCATTCAAGTAACCTGTTTCGCCGGCTTAAAAAAATACTTTGCAGGAGAGCTGACCTTAAACCTAGTTCTTCCCACGGCTTACGAGAACGTGTTGGAAGAAATGAAAAGGATCAATCCCGAAGCAACCGAGATTCTGGATAGCTGTCGCATCGCCGCTTGCCAGACTTTCGTTCCGCTCAAGTCGCTAATGACTTCGGATGAACCGATTTTCATCGTTCCTCCTTCAAGCGGAGGATAA
- a CDS encoding GTP 3',8-cyclase MoaA yields the protein MYRIEDHMGRRFEKLRVSLLNTCNFSCTYCVSSGPDATQNSLVPAFREEQLDTNDFAKLIAAVHRVCGLKSIRLTGGEPLLYMNLFPLIEQIRNIGIEDIRLTTNGYYLKQTANQLSKSGVRSINVSLDAIDADLMKTISRHQNPQKVFDGIEAAVEAGLNVKLNAVIMRGQNDSQIIPLLDYAAKIGVKIRFLELMKMGHLFQGQNELFFSEKEILETISRSYNIQPLERKASDTAHYWSAGGQRTFGIIANESTPFCHDCNRLRMDSRGYFFGCLSNAHGEKLAPFIEDQDLLIQKLRQLLLLKQPVKFHGSKLSMRNIGG from the coding sequence ATGTATCGAATTGAAGATCATATGGGAAGACGTTTTGAAAAGCTGCGGGTTAGCTTGCTGAACACCTGCAATTTTTCGTGCACCTACTGTGTGAGCTCCGGACCGGATGCAACGCAAAACAGCCTGGTGCCGGCTTTCCGCGAGGAACAATTGGATACCAACGACTTTGCCAAACTGATTGCAGCCGTGCACCGTGTTTGCGGACTGAAGAGCATCCGCCTGACCGGTGGCGAACCGCTGCTTTATATGAATTTGTTCCCGCTGATCGAACAGATCAGGAACATCGGAATTGAAGATATTCGCCTGACAACCAACGGCTACTACCTGAAGCAGACAGCCAATCAGTTGAGTAAATCAGGCGTGCGTTCCATCAACGTGTCCCTCGATGCCATTGATGCAGATTTAATGAAAACCATTTCCCGCCACCAGAATCCGCAAAAGGTTTTTGATGGCATTGAAGCGGCTGTTGAAGCAGGCTTGAATGTGAAGCTGAACGCCGTGATTATGCGCGGACAAAACGATTCGCAAATCATTCCGCTGCTGGACTACGCAGCAAAAATTGGCGTTAAAATTCGCTTCCTCGAGCTGATGAAAATGGGACACCTTTTCCAAGGACAGAATGAATTGTTCTTCTCCGAAAAAGAGATTCTCGAAACGATCTCCCGGAGCTACAACATTCAACCACTGGAGCGTAAAGCTTCGGACACGGCACACTACTGGTCGGCAGGAGGACAACGAACCTTTGGCATTATTGCCAACGAGTCGACCCCATTCTGCCACGACTGCAACCGGCTGCGCATGGACAGCCGCGGATACTTTTTCGGCTGCCTGAGTAACGCCCATGGCGAAAAGCTGGCGCCGTTCATTGAAGATCAGGACTTATTAATACAAAAGCTTCGTCAACTGCTGCTGTTGAAACAACCTGTGAAATTTCACGGGAGCAAGCTGTCGATGCGCAATATTGGAGGATAA